AATTGGAGCCTTATGGAGTATCCTGAAGAAAGACATCCCCTCCTTTGAACGATACATGGCTCAGCTGAAGTGTTATTATTTTGATTACAAGTAATTCATCATACACAGATTTGGAATTTATTATATGGAGTAATAACTTCTACATTATTTAATACAGCTGATTTAACTAATTGCTGGGAAATAAGCAtgactatttaaatattaggctaAACGAACTtactttaatatttgtttacCTAATCAGGTATTAGAATTGTAGTATTTCTGACAGAGTTTATAATGTAGAACTATAGAAAACACAAGCAGTCATTACCGTGACTTCTAACTGGTGCAATATAAACTTTTTCTACAGCTGCAATGTGTGATCACCTCACAACTCCCCTAATGACTGAACATCTGGATATGCTTACTGTATACTCTTAAACTGTGTAGTGTAGGTTTAGATTAATAAGACGTGTTGCCTTAGGTGACATTATGAAAAGGGCAGTTGTATATTAAGATTATTGCTCTTAGATAGTTTTGTATTTGGACTCTTTTGCCATTTATATGAGCTATAGAAATCTTTCCTAATTTTTGCTGCCACAGAATTGAAGAATGATTCCACATGCCAGTTTGTTTTAGAGGTTATAATAATGGCTGCATACAAAAAGACAACGGCAGCACCTTcagtttttttgcattattattgcATAAAAAGTACTTTGGTAATTTGGTGTTAGTGTAATCGTTCTCAGTTTTGCTTGTTTGTATGTTTCTGTTTGATCATGAGCACAAAATATCTGACAAcactgttttttaattaataataaaagtttttaatGCATCCTCTTCTGTTTGCCTTTCCACATCATACAGGGATGAGCTGCCAGAGTCAGCTTACATCCACCAACTGCTGGGTCTAAATCTGCTCTTCCTGCTCTCACAGAACAGAGTGTCAGAGTTTCACACAGAGCTGGAGAGGCTGAGTGCTAAAGACATCCAGACCAATGTCTACATCAGGCACCCTGTTTCATTAGAGCAGGTAAATGAAGCATCAATTTTAAGATGACTTGCAGCTCACATCCTTACAGGTGCTCAAAGCTGAGTCTACATGTACAAGATAATCtgataactaaataaatcagaGTTTGGCAGTAATTCTACTGATGTTTATTTGCACCTAATCTGAAAATGGGTAAACCCCTGGTCTCTATGAGGCAGTCTACAGCTGGATTTCTTTCTAAATATTTGGCACCTCTATACCACCTCTAGACGCACATAATGTCTTCATGTATTTTTGCTCGTTTAGATGATGAATATACATGGTTTCAGGAtcatgtttaaagaaaaaaaaaaaaaaaaagcttagttGCCATGAATCAGGTGAACTGTACATTTGTCAGTAGTATTTAATGCACTCTGGGCAGCTTGCCTCTAAGGTATCTACTCAAAGAAGGTCATTTATCAATTTCTTTTGCATATATTTTCACCCACTAATAGCCGTGCATATGCAGGAAcccctagtggtagaaaagtgtaatctCAGATGCACTTTTATGGGGAGCTCTCATCTCATTCCATCTTTTATAGGGGGTTCTCATCTCATCCCATTTATTGGGCATCATATCAGCACAATTGACAGAATAATTACTGCCTGTGCTCACTATAAAGTTGCAGACAGGTGACACAGATTAATCACTACATTGCATCACGAAGAGTGATGAGTAGATCTTTAGTTGATTTCGTTAGCCCAGTGCAGTTTTACTTGATCTCTTTTATAGTATGGCACCCCTTTCTCcctgagagcacagccaattttccTCTTTATCGGGCCTCGAACTAGTGATATCCAGATGATAGGGAGAACGCCTTTCTGTTGCACTGCTTAGGAGCTGTTCTAGGGTTTTTAAGCCAAAAGTACATTTCAGTGAGTAATTCCAAACAGGTCTTGCAAGTTTCCAACCATCTATGAGCTGAATAATGACATGTCTTGCATGCTTTTATATGGCTTATACTGCAGTGTATttccaaaaacaacaataataggAAATTTTCACATTTCTTAGACAAATCACTTGTAAACGTACATGccaaataatttttgttttattctatttcGCGTGACAGTATCTCTGCTTAGTTGTCagtgaatttgaatttttttagaCCTTTCGATATGCTCCATGTTGTCAGCAACAAGCAGTGCCTCAAGCAGGCTGCTGGGCTTTTTTAAAGGGGAGTTGTTTACCATGTATGGTGTTTccttgtgtaaataataatggaTGTGCATGAGCAGAGCAATTTACAATGTTTATCAATGTCCATTGCATACAGCTGTGCAGACGCATGTGTGATAAATGTCAATTGCCTTGTGCATATTGGCAGTCTTCTTTGTGCAACTTTAGACCTTGTTCTAGGCAAGCTTTGAAAAATGAGACCCCTGGTTATTGGATTAAAATGAAAGTGTGCTTATGAGGGCCAATAATGCCTTTAATCTGATAATGTTGTAGTTTACTGTATAAATGACCACTTGATGTGGTACTGGCAAAATGCCAGCTTTTACTCATTTGCTAAGAGTTGTgcatttgccaaaaaaaaaatctttttttttaattttattttttatttatgctgtAGTACCTGATGGAGGGCAGCTACAACAAAGTTTTTCTTGCAAAAGGGAATATTCCTGCTGAGAGCTATACATTCTTCATAGACATTCTTCTTGACACTATCCGGTATGTATTGCTGACATGCATCCATTGAAATTTATAATGACTAAGGTCTGTTTGAGCTGGATTAGGCatgttacagcagagacttggAGAATTTGGAGTCTCCTGGTCTgggattaaaataaattaaaagttatATGATATTGCTATTAAATGATATTGCTATACAGGAATATGTACTGTTGTATGTTTCCAAATATACATGTTAAACAGTTGTAGTTAATCTAATTAAAGGCCTTAACACATTCACTAAATAATTATGACAAATCTtcaacttttactttttaagtGACGAGATTGCAGGTTGCATAGAGAAGGCATATGAGCAGATTCAGTTCAGTGAGGCGACAAGGGTGCTTTTCTTCTCCTCGCCAAAAAAGATGACAGAATATGCCAAGAAAGTAAGTATTTGCTGTAGTGTATGCTGTAGTTTTTTTTGGACCAAACCTATAAGTGTGGACAGAGaagattattgattattaaatTGCAATGCTATAATGTTCGAACCAATACAAGCTGTCAACCTTGAAATTGGTTTCAACTAATGTTTAAACTAAAATTTATTTGAACCTGTGTTTTCAATGTATTTTCTATGTTACTGCTCTTAATAGTATAGGGGACCCGTCCAATGACTCTTGTTTTCTTCTATAGAGAGGCTGGACACAGAGCCCTGATGGTTACTACTCTTTCAGCCCTCAGCAACAGCGGACAGAGGAAGTAACTATTCCTTCAACAGAACTGGCCCAACAAGTCATTGAATATGCAAGACAGCTTGAAATGATTGTGTAACTCGGTTACATATGAACCCCGTAACTgctaccaacacacacacttactttagaTGGATACGTTATAATTCAATGTGGTTTGAACATTCACAATTTAAACACCaagagtgtgttgtgtggaaAAGATGGGTTCCCCAGGACTGGTGCTATTaagtacacacatgcacacatattttatcatttattactcACTTGTGCCTGGGATGAGCTGATGTAAGGGAATCAGACAGTTCTGTGTGCTCATTGTGGAGTGAAAAACATGTCTTCAATAAAGTTTTTGTGACACTTTCGCGcagttttatcactgaggatGGAAGCAATGGAACGCCTTCTACGAGTTGACGTTTGTTTTTCAGGTCTGGGCGTTTGTTTCCCTATAATATAAACACAGATATCAAGGCAACTATGAAGGGAACATGGTTCTGACTAATGTGTGCAAGTTAAATTTTATCAGAAGCCAAAAACTCGTTGACCTGTTCGTTATTGCCCTCTGAGTGTTTGCAGAATTACTGCACATTTAGATGCCCATGCTTTGTATCCTAGCAACTGAAAGAGGGTTGCTGTGAAACTTTGCAGGTGCTTTTTAATTGGTCATTTCTTGTACCCATTAATCGGCTGAGCTATATTTGATCAAAAGAATACAGCTGTTTTTTCTATAATGGGCACAAAGTGTTGTGATAATTctgaagaataaaataaaattataggttttttttttccctgaaatccACTAATCACTGCCTTTAAGAACTATGAATGCACTTGACACACAAGcaacacatttatttagagGTAAACACTCTGGTGTAATGTACTATCACTTGATGCAAAATAGAGACAGTGAACTTCAAGATTCAATGAACACTCTGTTGGGTACAATTTAGTGAAACTGCAGGAACCATAGtttgaaaagaacaaaaaaaaaaagacgattcaagtaaattttatttttatagcgcttttaacagtggacattgtcacaaagaatctttacagaaatatatcaattcaggatataaattttaaatttataactttatccctaatgagcaagccagaggcatcAGTGGctaggaaaaacttcctgaaacaatatgagaaagaaaccttgaggggAATGCGACTCAGAAGGgtactcatcctcatctgggtgacaccggatagtgcagctataaataattcccttctataactgtgtaacACATGGTCAAagagtgcaattgtgtaaccagagaattcattataattttcacatgaagtctattttgttgaagttatcaaagacattttactatatttacttTGCACACTTGGGTTTGGgcagtttctcccattcttcctggcagatcctctcaagctGTATCAGTTTGGATGGGGAATGTCTGTGAACTGTCATCTTCAGGTCTTTCCATAGATACAACATCTGGTTCACTCAAGGGCATTCAGAGACTTGTCTTGGCTGTATGCTTCAggttgtcatgctgaaaggtcaTGTACACCACTGTGCCCATAGCATTATGGTATGGATGGTATTAGCCAGCTGATGAGCCATACCTGGTTTTCACCAGGtgtacagttgaggccaaaagtttacacgCACCAAGGCTAAAGATAatcaatctcagtttttcacaacttcacacatttcatgttaccatacatttcttttggcaagtcaattaGGGCAACTAGTTTGTTCATGTCAgagctatttttaaaataatctattagagacagatttatttaatctttaattcattatatcagaattccagaagtttacatacaccaagttgactgtttctttaaacagtatggaagattccagaaatttaTTGTAGTCTAAAAATAGTGACTTTTAGGTGCTTCTGCTTGGCCAATTTTCAGAATTATGAGTTAATTGGGAGTGCACCTGTGGCTGTATTTAGAGCCAGTGAATTTTCTTCATGTTGTTAAACAGCTATGCAAACTGTTGCACTCGACTACTTAATACAATTCTTCTGACATTGTCAGGCAGTGAAGGACTGCATCTGTGAGGCCAGACCCTGCATAGGCTTGCTGGGTCAGTGGAAAATTTACCTCCTTTAGTACCATTGCCTTAGCAGTCATAGTTTTTTCGGTCTTAGCAGTGGTTTTCTTCTTAACCTTCCGTTAAGGGCATAGAACTTTATAGGTGTTCAGAGGATTTGCAGAGGTGTCTTGCACAGCTTTAGCTGGTGTGTCTACATGTTCAATATATTTAACAGTTTTTGAGATCTGACTACCATGAAATGCATTGACCTGTACAGCAGTATCAACTGCAGAAGCCACATAGATCTTCCTGACATTGATGGTTAACACTCACTCATTTTAAGTAAACACTTCATCCCAGTCAGTGTAAGAGTGGATATGGAGCCTTCATCCTCGCTGCCTTGGAAATGGCTGAAGATAAGTGAGCATAGGTGCTACAAGCTGGTCTGGTGGTGTGACTTGTACTACTTACTGTACGTGtggttgtaatttttttttttttttggtatttccTTTTGATGTGATATTGCAGCTGTTGGTGAAGTGGGAGGTTTAGCAGTGGTGCCTGTATTGTTTGTGCTTCATCTTTAACTGTTTGTTAAAGGCTGATGTCCTGAAATTTCCTACCTAATGTGTGCCATTATGTGTACTGAGAGAGGTGACTTTGCAGTGTTGGTTTTGTCTCCTGCTGACTCCAAAGCTGGAGCTGCTAATGATGTTTCTGGAGCTTTGTATGATGCATGTTTAGGGGTGGAGAGACCTTTGCTATTTACCTTTGGATCTGCTCCTTTTTTCAGTGGTCCTCAGCAGCAGTGGTTTTGCTCACTTTCTGTTTAATGCTATAGTGCTcatcttggctttttttttttttttaacagtttacagTTTGCCTTTTGCTTATGGTGTACTGGGCTGACCTTCGAAGGGGTACATTTGACAGCTTCTGCAGGAGGAATAACATTCAAAGCTTTACTCATGACTGAATGCATTTGCAGATATTCGTGTTTCTTGACATAAACAGATACcagttattaaaattaatattttggatATGTTACAAACAATCACTTATGGAAGAAACCTAAGGAAGATCTAATTTTATAACATTTGATATATATGCAGCTGCTGTTGTTGGCTGCTCTCGTTAGCAGTCACCACACCGGATCATTGGgccgcatgtttgatttggcgcaggttttacaccggatgcccttcctgatgcaaccctctcattttatccaggcttgggaccggcactgagcgTACACTCCTAGTGCCTGGGTTGATTCACTGCCCGGGAATCAAATCCAGGCCGTAGTGGTGACAGCATGGGATCCTTAAAAGCCCACCAGGGACCCCATCAGGGACCcatctgatatatatataatatatacaaattatatatatatatatatatatatatatatatatatatatatatatatatatatatatatgtgtgtgtgtgtgtgtatatatatataatcaaacATGCGGCCCAATGATccggtgtatatatatatatatatatatatatatatatatatgcagtattTTCCTCAATGATGGACAATATGAACAGTCACACTCTAAAAATGTTACGCATTACCATGTTTACAGTTGGGGCTTAATTAGCGATAGAACATATAGTTTGTTTCCATTTCTAGTAgagtgatttattttgtaaccTGAATTTGACCTGACTGAGTACAGTTTTGAATTttgattttgcacatttttagcCACACCTAATGTAACAGCCCACAAGCATGTAGCTACAGTACCTTTTCCACATTCCCAATACCTTTCAAAAGACACAACTCCTGGTATCCAAATTCACTCCCTTATCTTCATAGCACAATAGCAAATTAAATATATTGCCATTAAAGATATTAACGAtagttttgcacatttttagcCATACCTAATGTAACAGCCTACAAGCATGTTGCTACAGTAACTTTTCCACATTCCATATACCTTTCAAAAGATGTGACTCCTGGTATCCAAATTCACTCCTTATTCATATCTTCATAGCACAATAGCAAATTTCATCAGCAGATACTGTTTCAACAGCAACGGATACATGGCATTGGCAAAAACATGCAAGGCACCATTTGTATGGTAAACACTCATTAAGCATTGCTAATAGCTCtatacattcaattcaattcaattttgtttatatagcacttttaacaatgggcattgtcacaaagcagctttacagaaatccagatataaaatttaaatgaaaattttcaatatatccctaatgagcaagtctgAGGCGAGGACTCCCTGattcaagaagaagaagaaaccttgagagtaaccagactcaaaagggaacccatcctcttctgggtgacaccggataatgtgattataaataatttctcttctataatgtcaattgtgttaacaggaacttgagtatgagcatcattagagttttaactttaaggCTATTGTATTAAACAAAAGTTAAACTGTTCGatgatggagacttgaatgtaaactgttcttagcaattgcagtctttAGATTATCCAAAGAAGAACATCCACAAccatctttagggtgtctgtgtggtaccatccacagtaatctcatggtgatctttaggctatccatgcAAGGTcatcttcagcagcagtgagtgattttcaaGTGAtgaaagctccaagcagaagtgggCCATCAGGAGGGAGCAGACAGGTCTGGATGGCAGAAAGAGTCATGATCACTGGTATCTCGGGAATAAAATGTAGCtcaaggagagaaagaaatgggggaggggaaagagaaaaagaatacAGATTATTAGGTGTGCTCTTGTCCTGTAATGATTAAGAAGATGTAAATTGTGTACAGTGTATGCAGGGACTCCACAAGactaactaaaagggagagccagaaggtaacacagataTGAAGCGGCCAGCCACTGCACTGTTCAACCAACCTGAGTGAATGCATTAGAGTAGGGgcaacatcccagtttaccaaaacatTCTGCACCTTTACCTAAGAGAAAAGCTTACTGAAAAAAatgcttgactaaacaaatatgttttcagcctataCTTTAAGACTGAGACagtgtctgagtcctgaacactaaatggaaggctgttccataactgtggagCTTTGTacgagaaagctctgcccccagctgtagccttcattattcaatg
The genomic region above belongs to Pangasianodon hypophthalmus isolate fPanHyp1 chromosome 6, fPanHyp1.pri, whole genome shotgun sequence and contains:
- the psmd8 gene encoding 26S proteasome non-ATPase regulatory subunit 8 — its product is MASVLKETVGLYETLKAEWNKKNPNLNKCGELLSKLKISLLELNFLPTTGPKLAKQQLILARDVLEIGALWSILKKDIPSFERYMAQLKCYYFDYKDELPESAYIHQLLGLNLLFLLSQNRVSEFHTELERLSAKDIQTNVYIRHPVSLEQYLMEGSYNKVFLAKGNIPAESYTFFIDILLDTIRDEIAGCIEKAYEQIQFSEATRVLFFSSPKKMTEYAKKRGWTQSPDGYYSFSPQQQRTEEVTIPSTELAQQVIEYARQLEMIV